Proteins encoded by one window of Anticarsia gemmatalis isolate Benzon Research Colony breed Stoneville strain chromosome 15, ilAntGemm2 primary, whole genome shotgun sequence:
- the LOC142978964 gene encoding pancreatic triacylglycerol lipase-like, translated as MQKAILCLLFAAAYTVLAVPVEQGFSEIRTYPRFIEFPGGDGVMHTVDLEAEPDMELIEEVTRNPNNNQYLLFTRRNPRNAQTLVMNNANSIRNSNFNPSQPIVVIAHGWLSNQNTDINPTIRDAYLGRSDTNVIVLDWRRLALSDYVTAANGVPAVGRGLGQFLAFVNQVTGAPFTNMHIVGFSLGAHLVGNAGRELRGRAARVTGLDPAGPLWNVNRNRLQPTDAVYVEAIHTDGGYTVGGLGIGSNVANADFYPNGGISQPGCLTNLCNHNRAWELFAATVTYNRLIGQLCTNNLQITWDNCRGRSLHMGNDDLRKTGSGMYRVNTGRRYPF; from the exons ATGCAGAAGGCGATACTGTGCTTGCTCTTTGCCGCGG CATATACCGTGCTTGCGGTACCCGTGGAGCAGGGCTTCTCAGAAATCCGTACCTACCCACGCTTCATTGAGTTCCCCGGCGGTGATGGAGTCATGCACACGGTAGACCTCGAGGCTGAGCCTGATATGGAGCTGATCGAGGAGGTCACCAGGAACCCCAACAACAACCAGTACTTGCTGTTCACAAG GCGCAACCCCCGCAATGCCCAGACTCTGGTGATGAACAACGCCAACTCTATCAGGAACTCTAACTTCAACCCAAGCCAGCCCATCGTCGTCATTGCTCACGGATGGCTCAGCAACCAAAATACCGACATCAACCCTACCATCAGAGatg CCTACCTTGGCAGGAGCGACACCAACGTCATTGTCCTGGACTGGAGAAGACTTGCTCTGTCTGACTACGTGACTGCCGCTAACGGCGTGCCCGCTGTCGGCCGTGGCTTGGGACAATTCTTGGCTTTCGTCAACCAAGTTACCGGCGCTCCTTTCACAAACATGCACATTGTCGGCTTCAGCTTGGGCGCTCATCTTGTTGGTAACGCTGGCAGGGAACTTCGCGGCAGAGCTGCCCGTGTTACAG GTTTGGACCCCGCTGGTCCTCTATGGAACGTCAACCGCAACCGTCTACAGCCTACCGATGCTGTCTACGTAGAGGCTATCCACACTGACGGAGGTTATACCGTCGGTGGTCTCGGTATTGGCTCCAATGTTGCCAACGCTGACTTCTACCCCAACGGTGGTATCTCCCAGCCTGGTTGCCTCACCAACCTGTGCAACCACAACCGTGCTTGGGAACTGTTCGCCGCTACCGTTACCTACAACCGTCTGATCGGACAATTGTGCACTAACAACCTCCAAATCACTTGGGACAATTGCCGTGGACGCAGCCTCCACATGGGCAACGACGATTTGAGGAAGACcgg atcTGGAATGTACCGTGTCAACACTGGCAGAAGATATCCTTTCTAA
- the LOC142978950 gene encoding pancreatic lipase-related protein 2-like: MNKAFLCLLVATVYTASAVPVEPVSSDNAVPYQRYIEFPDGDEKMHTVDLEDDVDEEVIDDVANDPTKVQYLLFTRHNPTDGQNLIYNDEDSIRQSYFNAKASTVVIVHGWLSNQDSGVNSAIRDAYLGKETSNVIVVDWRTVAVSNYITAARGVPVVGQAVGKFLAFLSKVTGVSYRSIHLVGFSLGAHLVGVAGREVGGKVARITALDPAGPLWHFNSDRISSDDAVYVEAIHTNGGYAIEGLGLGINVGDADFYPNGGIEQPGCYTNTCSHNRAWRFFASTVTRDHLVARRCSNIIQVNLGTCRGERYNMGNSDLTKSGSGVFRVNTRRFYPY, translated from the exons ATGAACAAGGCTTTCCTGTGTTTACTTGTTGCCACTG TATATACCGCATCAGCGGTACCCGTGGAACCAGTTTCCTCGGACAACGCTGTGCCGTACCAACGTTACATCGAGTTCCCCGATGGCGATGAAAAAATGCACACCGTGGACCTGGAGGACGACGTAGACGAGGAAGTCATCGATGATGTTGCCAACGACCCTACCAAGGTCCAATACTTGCTCTTCACCAG acaCAACCCTACTGATGGCCAGAACTTGATCTACAATGACGAAGACTCGATCAGGCAGTCATACTTCAACGCTAAGGCTTCCACCGTTGTGATCGTTCACGGCTGGCTCAGCAACCAGGACTCTGGCGTCAACTCTGCTATCAGGGACG CTTACCTCGGCAAAGAAACCTCCAACGTTATTGTCGTGGACTGGAGGACTGTTGCCGTTTCCAACTACATCACCGCCGCCCGAGGAGTTCCCGTCGTCGGTCAGGCTGTAGGAAAGTTCCTGGCTTTCCTCAGCAAAGTAACTGGAGTGAGCTACAGGTCTATACACCTTGTTGGCTTCAGTTTGGGCGCTCACTTAGTTGGTGTCGCTGGTCGGGAAGTCGGAGGAAAAGTTGCTCGTATTacag CTTTGGACCCCGCCGGTCCTCTATGGCACTTCAACAGCGACCGCATCAGCTCTGACGATGCTGTCTACGTAGAAGCTATCCACACAAACGGCGGCTATGCCATCGAAGGTCTTGGCCTCGGTATCAACGTTGGAGACGCTGACTTTTACCCCAACGGTGGTATTGAACAGCCCGGCTGCTACACCAACACTTGCAGCCACAACCGCGCTTGGAGATTCTTTGCATCAACTGTGACTCGCGACCACTTGGTAGCCAGGAGGTGCTCGAATATCATCCAAGTCAATTTGGGAACATGCCGTGGAGAGCGGTACAATATGGGCAACAGCGATCTGACCAAATCCGG ATCTGGAGTCTTCAGGGTCAACACCAGGAGGTTCTATCCCTACTAA
- the LOC142978979 gene encoding pancreatic triacylglycerol lipase-like, with protein sequence MKKAFLCLLLATVYTASAVPLDDGFPENNMHYPRFIEFPDGDGNPHLVDLEDNVDRVVMDAVNRNPANNLYLLFTRRNPRNSQQLIMNNANSIRNSNFNPNAPTVVIAHGWLSNQNTGLNPTIRDAYLGKGEANVIVLDWRRLAMSNYVTAANGVPAVGRGLGQFLRFLSSTTGARLNSMHIVGFSLGAHLVGNAGRELGGQVARVTGLDPAGPLWNFNRNRLGPNDAVYVEAIHTDGGYTVGGLGIGSNIANADFHPNGGISQPGCLTNICNHNRAWELFAATVTYNHLIARECSNGIQVSLNTCRGRVFHMGNDDLRKSGNGVYRVDTQRRYPF encoded by the exons ATGAAGAAGGCCTTCCTGTGTTTGCTTTTAGCCACGG tttataccGCATCAGCGGTCCCGTTGGACGATGGGTTCCCGGAGAACAACATGCATTATCCTCGATTCATCGAGTTCCCCGATGGAGACGGTAATCCTCACCTCGTGGACTTGGAAGACAACGTGGACAGAGTTGTGATGGACGCTGTCAACAGGAATCCCGCTAATAACCTCTACTTGCTCTTCACCAG ACGCAATCCAAGGAATTCTCAGCAGCTGATCATGAATAACGCGAACTCTATCAGGAATTCAAACTTTAACCCTAATGCACCAACAGTCGTAATCGCTCATGGCTGGCTCAGCAACCAGAACACTGGTCTCAACCCTACTATAAGAGATG CTTATCTTGGCAAAGGAGAGGCCAACGTGATCGTCCTGGACTGGAGAAGACTTGCCATGTCCAACTACGTCACAGCTGCAAATGGAGTGCCCGCCGTCGGCCGTGGTCTTGGACAGTTCTTGCGTTTCTTGAGCTCGACTACTGGTGCTCGTTTGAATTCCATGCACATTGTCGGCTTCAGTTTGGGCGCTCATTTAGTTGGAAACGCTGGTAGGGAACTTGGAGGACAAGTTGCTCGTGTCACAG GTTTGGACCCCGCTGGCCCTCTATGGAACTTCAACCGCAACCGTCTTGGCCCAAACGATGCCGTTTACGTTGAAGCTATCCACACCGACGGAGGCTACACCGTGGGTGGTCTTGGTATTGGCTCCAACATCGCCAATGCTGATTTCCATCCCAACGGCGGCATCAGCCAGCCCGGTTGTCTTACCAACATTTGCAACCACAACCGTGCTTGGGAACTCTTTGCAGCCACCGTTACGTACAACCACTTAATTGCAAGGGAATGCTCTAATGGTATTCAAGTTAGTTTGAACACGTGTCGCGGCCGCGTCTTCCATATGGGTAATGATGATCTGAGGAAATCCGG aaacGGTGTGTACAGAGTAGATACTCAACGTAGGTATCCCTTCTAA